One window from the genome of Lacerta agilis isolate rLacAgi1 chromosome 18, rLacAgi1.pri, whole genome shotgun sequence encodes:
- the LOC117039485 gene encoding nuclear receptor ROR-beta-like, whose translation MRAQIEVIPCKICGDKSSGIHYGVITCEGCKGFFRRSQQNNATYSCSRQRNCLIDRTNRNRCQHCRLQKCLALGMSRDAVKFGRMSKKQRDSLYAEVQKHQQSQEQGGGVGPKDETETLSRVYTTSVSSGISDLDDISMLSDGFLFDFPLTPEGGSGGGGYYNLDLLTSAQPSPDQSSIDVSDAKLIKQESIYELVMEPGLFPHGSLEGGPLAPDVSRVEIERLAQNVVKSHLETSQYTSEELKRLAWMLYSQEDIRNMQSKSCEAMWHECTVQISNAIQYVVEFAKRVDGFMDLCQNDQIILLKAGCLEVLLIRMIRVFNPLNNTVLFAGKYAGTQMFKSLGCDDLINAIFELGRNLCRLQLSDEEVALFTAAVLLSPDRPWLSEAKKVQKLQDKIYLALQHEIQKKNGNEDRLSKIISKLPLMKTICNLHLDKLQFFRLVHPEIATNFPPLYKEVFNSELHYGGGRES comes from the exons cgcAAATCGAGGTCATTCCTTGTAAAATATGTGGCGACAAGTCTTCGGGAATCCACTACGGCGTGATCACCTGCGAAGGATGCAAA ggattCTTCCGCAGGAGCCAACAGAATAATGCCACTTATTCCTGCTCGAGGCAGAGGAACTGCCTCATCGACCGGACGAACCGGAACCGGTGCCAGCATTGCCGGCTGCAGAAATGCTTGGCGCTGGGCATGTCGCGCGATG CGGTCAAGTTTGGCCGCATGTCCAAGAAGCAGCGGGACTCCCTCTACGCTGAGGTCCAGAAGCACCAGCAGAGCCAGGAGCAGGGCGGCGGCGTCGGTCCCAAGGACGAGACGGAGACGTTGTCGAGGGTCTACACCACGAGCGTCAGCAGCGGGATCTCCGACCTGGACGACATCTCCATGCTTTCGGACGGCTTCCTCTTCGACTTCCCGCTGACCCCGGAGGGCGGCAGTGGTGGCGGCGGCTACTACAACCTGGACCTTCTGACCTCCGCCCAGCCGTCGCCCGACCAGTCCAGCATCGACGTCAGCGACGCCAAACTCATCAAGCAGGAGTCCATCTACGAGCTGGTGATGGAGCCCGGACTCTTCCCGCACGGCTCGCTCGAGGGCGGACCCTTGGCCCCGGACGTCTCCAGGGTAGAGATCG AACGCCTGGCCCAGAACGTGGTCAAATCCCACCTGGAAACGTCTCAGTACACCAGCGAGGAGCTGAAAAGATTGGCCTGGATGCTCTACTCCCAGGAAGACATCCGGAACATGCAGAGCAAG AGCTGCGAGGCCATGTGGCACGAGTGCACGGTCCAGATCTCCAACGCCATCCAGTACGTCGTGGAGTTCGCCAAACGCGTCGACGGCTTCATGGATCTTTGTCAAAATGACCAGATCATACTCCTCAAAGCAG GCTGCCTAGAGGTCCTCCTCATCCGAATGATCCGGGTTTTCAACCCTCTGAACAACACGGTGCTCTTTGCGGGGAAATACGCCGGAACGCAGATGTTCAAGTCTCTGG GCTGCGACGACCTCATCAACGCCATCTTCGAGTTGGGGAGGAATCTCTGCCGGCTGCAGCTCTCCGACGAGGAGGTGGCGCTCTTCACGGCCGCCGTCCTGCTCTCTCCAG ACCGCCCCTGGCTCTCGGAGGCCAAGAAGGTGCAGAAGCTCCAGGATAAAATCTACTTGGCTCTGCAGCACGAGATCCAGAAGAAGAACGGCAACGAAGACAGGCTCTCTAAG aTTATCTCCAAGCTCCCATTGATGAAGACCATCTGCAACCTTCACTTGGACAAGCTGCAGTTTTTCCGCCTCGTCCACCCGGAGATCGCCACGAACTTTCCGCCTCTCTACAAAGAGGTCTTCAACTCCGAGCTCCACTACGGCGGCGGACGGGAGAGCTAA
- the RNF224 gene encoding RING finger protein 224: protein MVRRRLKREPPIMSWRHTDERCIQDPNRGNPAPKGGPRVRTSQSPPEAEGRMEAAELRSEGQPFLLSGRGSPKMDCIICYCSYDLSGRLPRRLYCGHTFCQACIRRLHVVANEQRWIPCPQCRQSTPAPRGGVTMLDLDLAAFLAVKSEKEHPRARPETEAASKSPAKEEPVTRQPEGLCHEAVPRPYLPPNSCCDGCLCCGTTAAFQS, encoded by the exons ATGGTACGACGGCGCCTGAAACGTGAACCTCCCATTATGAGCTGGCGGCACACTGACGAGAGATGCATCCAGGACCCCAACCGAGGAAACCCAGCACCCAAAGGCGGGCCGCGGGTTCG gacATCCCAATCTCCTCCGGAGGCTGAAGGCCGCATGGAGGCGGCAGAGCTGCGGTCAGAGGGCCAACCGTTCCTTCTCTCCGGCCGTGGGAGCCCCAAGATGGACTGCATCATCTGCTACTGCTCCTACGACCTGTCGGGCCGGCTTCCGCGGCGACTCTACTGCGGCCACACCTTTTGCCAGGCCTGCATCCGACGGCTCCACGTCGTGGCCAACGAGCAGCGCTGGATCCCATGCCCGCAGTGCCGCCAGAGCACGCCAGCTCCCCGCGGAGGGGTCACCATGCTTGACCTCGACCTCGCCGCCTTCCTGGCGGTCAAGTCGGAGAAGGAGCACCCTCGGGCCAGGCCGGAGACAGAGGCGGCCTCCAAATCGCCCGCCAAGGAGGAGCCAGTCACCCGGCAACCCGAAGGCCTGTGCCACGAGGCAGTGCCACGGCCGTACCTGCCGCCAAACAGCTGCTGTGACGGCTGCCTCTGCTGCGGGACCACGGCGGCTTTCCAGAGCTGA